The genomic segment GCCGACCACGGAGCAATGTCCATGAGCTACAGCAAAGTCCCGGCCGGCAAAGACCTGCCAAACGACATCTACGTCGCCATCGAAATCCCGGCCAACCACGCGCCGATCAAATACGAAATCGATCACGACACCGACTGCCTGTTCGTCGACCGCTTCATGGCCACCCCAATGTTCTATCCGGCCAACTACGGTTTCATCCCGCACACCCTGGCCGACGACGGCGACCCGCTCGACGTACTGGTCGTGACCCCCTACCCGGTTGCCCCAGGCTCCGTCATCCGCTGCCGTCCGGTCGGCGTACTGAACATGACCGACGAAGCCGGCGGCGACGCCAAGCTGATCGCCGTCCCGCACGACAAGCTGAGCCAGCTGTATGTGGACGTGAAGGAATACACCGACCTGCCGCCGCTGCTGATCGAGCAGATCAAGCACTTCTTCGAGAACTACAAGGATCTGGAGAAGGGCAAGTGGGTCAAGGTCGAAGGCTGGGAAGGCGCCGACGCCGCCCGCGCCGCCATCATCAAAGCTGCCGAGGCTTATCAGAAGTAAGCCGAAGCACTGAAGAAAAGCCGGCCACAAGCCGGCTTTTTTATTGCCTACATTCCGTCCTGAATAAGGTTTGCGTCTCCGCGTCATTCGCTGGAGGACGCTTAGGTTAGACGTCTCGGTTACGCCGACCGCTTAGGGTACGGTTACGACCAGCCTGGCGAGCTATTCCCGGCGCCACCAGACTCGGTCGAACCTAGGTGAGCGCAATCTGGCCCGTGACGCTTCTATAGATAATGCTTTTGGATGATCCACCGCTACCGTAACCACGGCTTGGGGCGCATCGTCATCACTGCGAGTTCCAATAGAGCGACCCTTTGGCCATCGTCCAGCGAAGGGCTTTCGCTGATCCAGGCTACGCGTGACGACCCTCGCCACCACCAACGCCATCGCGCACGAACAGACCGACGAGTACCTGATAAACAGAACAGATAGCCGGATAATAATTTCCCTGCGGCGTCGCACCTCGTCTCGCCTAAATTCCAGAGCACCCCCACAAAAACAAGAGGTGCAACCCCATGATGAAAATACCTTTGGCAGCAAGCCTGTTGCTGACTGCCCTGGCAAGTACCGCGCTTGCCGGTGGAGGCCAGTCGCATGGCAAACGCGACGAGCTGGCGCGGCTCCCCGTTGTCCAACCGACCGGTAGCTGCTCGTCGCTGTCTGCTATTGATCTCACGACGATCGGCGGAGCCGGCAGTCGCGTGGTCACGGCTCAGCAGCAAGTGACCGATAGCGGCGTTGCCATCTGCGCGGTTGAAGGGGTGCTGGCGCCCAGCATCGGGTTCAAGGTGGAGCTTCCTACACAGACCTGGACCCAGCGATACCTACAGGTCGGCTGCGGCGGGCTATGCGGGCGCATTTCCCTCAATGCCCCGGCCGCCGAGGGCTGCGTTCCGCTTGAGGCAGACCGTTTCGTAGTCGCCAGCACAGACATGGGCCACCAGGATAGCGGTGGCGCTTTCGGCACGGATCCGCAGAAGCGCGCCGACTTCGCCCACCGCGGGGTACACCTGACGGCTCTGGCCTCGAAGGCTCTGATCGAAGCGTTCTACGGACAGCAACCGGCACACTCCTACTTCAGCGGCTGCTCGGATGGCGGGCGCGAAGCGTTGGTCGAAGCGCAGCGGTATCCGGATGACTTCGATGGCATCGTTGCTGGCGCACCCGCCATGAACTTCCAGGTACAGAACTCCCTGCTTCACGGCTGGCAGGCTCAGGTCAACAAGGGCCCGAATGGGCAAGCCGTCCTTGTTGCCTCCCGTCTGCCGCTGCTGCATCAGGCCGTGCTGGCTCAATGCGACGGGCTCGATGGTCAGCTTGATGGACTGCTCACCGACCCCAGAGCCTGTCAGTTCGATCCCGCCACCATTCAATGTGCGGATGATGAAAGCACAAGCCAGTGCCTGACCGCCGCAGAAGTCCAGACCGTCCAGAAGATCTACTCGGGCCCTGTTGATGTCGAGACGGGAGAGCGGCTGGCCGTCGGCGGCCCACAACCGGGATCGGAACTGGCCTGGGCAGGCGTATTCGTACCGGAGACGGCCGATGGACAATTGTTCAGCGAAACCATCGCCCTCGATGCGCTGCGCTATTTGACCTTCGAACAACCGGCACAACCGGACTTCACCCTGGACCAGCTGACCTTTACCGCCGAGACCTTCGACCGCCTACGCGCTCGCCACCCGCTGTTCGACTCGACAAACCCCGACCTGTCGGCCTTTGCCCGTCAGGGTGGCAAGCTGATCCTCTGGCACGGCTGGTCGGACAATCACATCTCCCCCATTAACACCATTGCTTACCACGAAGCGCTCCAGCGCTACATGGGCCAGCGCCAGGTCAATCGGTTCGAGCGCTTGTATCTGGTACCCGGGATGTACCACTGCAGTGGTGGCGAAGGGCCGAGCGAGATGGATCTGCTGACCCCGGTCATGCGCTGGGTCGAAACCGGACAGGCACCAGACGAAATCATGGTGCGCGCGGAAGAGGAAGAAAGCACGACCGTCGCCACGCAAGCCAAGTCCAAAGGGAAAGCGCATGGTAAGCCGGTACAGGCCGTCGAGGGTCGCCCCGTCTATCCATACCCTTACGTCGCTCGGTACATCGGCCGCGGTCACTCGGACAACGGCGGACACTACAAGCGCGGCGCGCCTCTGACCAACGCGCCGACGCCCAGCTGGCGAGGCTCGGATTTCTATACGCCTTATCCGCCGCGCGAGCTCTAACCCCAGCTAGCAGCCGGCTGGATAAATAAAACAGATATCCGGTTAACGATTTACCAGACGCTTATTCACCTGGGTGCGCTTAAAGTCGGACCACCCGAATACGAGGGAGACCGGTTCGTTACCGGTCTCCCTCTCGTCTACAAAAACAAAAGGTGAGCGCTATGGGTAATGCCACAGTCGATATCAAGACGTGGATCGATGATCGGCCTATCTCCGGCTACCAGTGGCTGATTCTGGGGCTGTGCTTTCTGATCGTCGTATTCGATGGCTTCGATGTTGCAGTTATGGGATTCATCGCCCCTTCGCTGATGCAGGAATGGGATCTGTCACGGGCCGCCTTCGGGCCGGTCATGAGTGCCGGCATGGTCGGCCTGGCGATCGGTGCGCTGGCGGCCGGCCCTTACGCCGACCGTTTCGGTCGCAAGACCGTCCTGCTCACCGCCGTCACCGTCTTCAGCGCCTTGAGCCTGGCCTGCGCCTTTGCCCGCAATCCATATGAGCTGGCCGGCCTGCGCCTGGTCATCGGAATCGCGCTGGGCGCCGCGCTGCCCAATACCACCACGCTGGTGTCGGAATATCTTCCGGCGGGAAAGCGCGCCCTGCTGATCACCCTGATGTTTACCGGATTCAACCTCGGCTCGGGCGGCGGCGGCTTCCTCGCGGCCTGGTTGCTGCCCACCCATGGCTGGGAATCGGTGCTGGCCGCTGGCGGCGTGCTGCCCCTGCTGCTGCTTCCCTTCCTCTGGCTGTTCCTCCCCGAGTCTGCCCGCTTCCTCGCCGCTAGCAAGGCACCCGCGCACAGGATTGCCGCAGTGCTGAACAAAATCGGTGGGCGCTTCGATGGCAGCACCCGTTTCGTCACCAGCGACTCCAGCGATTCCAGCGAACCGACCAAGACGCCGGTACGCATGCTGTTCAGCGACAAGTACCGCTTCGGTACCCTGGCCCTGTGGCTGACCTATTTCATGGGCTTGCTGGTCATCTATCTGATGATGGGCTGGCTGCCAACGCTGCTGCGCGATGGCGGCGTATCCATCGAGCGCGCCGCGACCATCACCGGGCTGTTCCAGATCGGCGGCACCGTCGGTGCGCTGGTGGTCGGCTGGCTAATGGACCGCCGCAACCCCAACCGGGTGATTGCCGGCTCCTATGCCCTGGGCGGAGCCTGCATCCTGCTGCTCGGCGCGTTCAGCCTCGAATCCAGCCTGCTGACGCTCGGCGTGATCGCTGCCGGCTTCTGCATGAGCGGCGCACAAACCGGCCTCAATGCTTTCGCCCCGAATTACTATCCGACTGAATTCCGCGCCACGGGTGTGAGTTGGATGCTCGGCATCGGTCGCTTTGGCGCCATCTTCGGCTCCCTGGTGGGCGGAGTGGTGCTTAGCATGGGCCTTGGCCTGCCGACACTCTTCGCCCTCCTGGGCGTGCCTGCATTCATCGCGGCCCTGGCGATCCTCGCCAACGGCCATGCCGCTCGCCACGCCAACCGCGCCGTTGCGGCGCACTGACACTAAAAGGACTGACACATGGCACGCATCATCGGCGGCCTCGCCGTATCGCATACTCCGACCATCGGTTTCGCGGTGGATCACGACAAACAGACCGAGGCGGCCTGGGCGCCGATCTTCGAGAGCTTCGAGCCGATCAAGCAATGGCTCGGCGAGAAGAAGCCCGACGTGCTGTTCTACATCTTCAACGACCACGTCACCTCGTTCTTCTTCGACCACTACGGCGCGTTCTCGCTGGGTGTCGATGAACATTACGACGTCGCTGACGAAGGCGGCCACGCCCGTGACCTGCCGGGCGTCGGCGGGCATGCTGCGCTGTCGCGGCATATCGGTGAGAGCCTGATGGCCGACGAATTTGACATGAGTTTCTTCCGCGACAAGCCGCTGGACCACGGCTTCTTCTCGCCGATGTCAGCGCTGCTGCCGCATGACGGCGGCTGGCCGGTGGAAATCGTCCCGCTGCAGGTCGGTGTGCTGCAATTCCCGATCCCCAGTGCGGCGCGTTGCTACAAGCTTGGCCTGGCGCTACGCAAGGCCATCGAAAGCTACCCCGAAGATCTGAAAGTGGCGATCGTCGCCACTGGCGGCCAGTCGCACCAGGTGCATGGCGAGCGCTGCGGCTTCAACAACACCGACTGGGACGAGCAGTTCACCGACCTACTGGTGAACGACCCGGTCAAGCTGACCGAGATGACCATTGCTGAATACGCCACCCTTGGCGGGCTGGAAGGCGCCGAAGTGATCACCTGGCTGATCATGCGCGGCGCGCTCTCGGCGCAGGTCAACAAGGTGCACCACGGTTACTACCTGCCGTCGATGACAGCCATCTGCACACTGCTGCTGGAAAACCAGGACCAGCCGCTGCCGGTCGCGGCCATCGAACGCCACCGCGCGCACATGCAGCATCAGCTGGACGGCGTGGAGAAGCTCGAGGGTACTTACCCGTTCGACCTTGCCCGCAGCGCCAAGGGCTACCGGCTGAACAAGTTCCTGCGGCGGATGATCGAGCCAACCTGGCGCGAGCGCTTTCTCAGCGAGCCCGAAGCCCTGTTCGAAGAATCCGCGCTGACCGAGGAAGAGCGCGACATGCTGCGCCGCCGCGACTGGCGCGCGCTGATCCAGTACGGCGCGATCTTCTTCGGGCTGGAAAAGCTCGGCGCCGTGGTGGGGGTTTCCAACCTGCACATCTATTCGGCCATGCGCGGACAGACGCTCGAAGAGTTCCAGAAGACCCGCAACCAGCAGGTCACATACGGGGTCGCGCGCAAGAGCTGACCCCACGCGGGCGGCCCATGTCGCCCGCTCGCTCCACCCGTGCCGGACCACAACAACTACAAAAAAGAGACTAACAATGACGCCACGTGCCTGGTTGTTCCCGCTGTTCGCCGCCGGCCTCGCTGCCTGCGCGCAGGTTCCGAAAGCCGATCAGAGCGCCGCGGCCACGCCCGACGCTGCGGCCAAGCCCGCCATCAGCGTCACCCTGCTAGGCACCGGCACCCCGACGCTGAGCGCCGACCGGTTCGGCTACTCCACCCTGATCCAGGCTGGCGGCCTGAACTTGGTATTCGACGCCGGCCGCGGCTCGAGTATCCGGCTGTCACAGCTTGGCGTTCCGCTGGGCAAGGTGGACGCCACCTTCATCACCCACTTCCATTCCGATCACCTCAACGGCCTGGCCGACCTCTGGGCGACCAGCCTGTTGCCGACCCCGCAGAACCGTCGCACCACGCCGTTCCAACTCTACGGACCGACCGGCATCGAGCCGATCGCCGACGCGATGTACGCCATGTTCGCGCCCGACGTCGACATCCGCGTTAAAGACGGCGAGATCAGCCGAGACATCGCCAAGATCGAAACCCATACCTTCAGCCACGACGGCGTGGTGTTCGAACGCAACGGGGTGCGCGTGACCGCGTTCGAAGTCGACCACGGCGAGGCGATCAAGCCGTCGTACGGCTTTCGCATCGACCACGCCGGGCACAGCGTGGTGCTGTCAGGCGATACCCGCTATGACCGGCGCGTGCTCGAGGCGGCGCGCGGCGTCGACCTGCTGGTTCACGAGGTTTGCATCATCGCGCCGGAGTCGGCCAATGACGCCTGGGCCAAGCCGATCCTCGGTCATCACACCTCACCGGAAGAGGCCGGCCGTCTGTTCAGTGAAGCCAAGCCGAAGCTCGCGGTGTACTCGCACATCTCGCGGCCGGGCCCGCGCAACGCCGCCAACGACGACGCGCACCTGCAGTCGCGCACCGAGCAGCTCTGGTCGGGCCCGCTGAAGGTCGGCACCGACCTCATGCGCATCGATATCGGCGACACGGTCACCGTGCATACCCCGGACAGCGGCGCATAAGCACGCCCGCCAGACGCTCCCGGCCCCAACGGTAAAAACAATCAAACCGGTGCCGGGCAGCGCGTGTCGCCCCATCGCTTCGCCAGCAAGTGGACTCCCAACCCAGCCGACAAGTAGGCGATCTGACAGGCGCGAGCCTGCTCGCGAATCGTCGATCCTTGCTCTGCCACCTTAGGCCAATGGCCCGGTGCCCGGCGGCTGGCGCTTCTGGATGTCCCGAATGACCTCGCGGATCTGTTCCATCAGCGCCGCCGCCGGTGGTGAATGCAGGCCGCCGGCCCGGTAGATCAGACCGATCGGTCGGGTGGTATGGCGCAACGGCAAGGGCAGCGGCTGCAGTTCGCCCGAGTCGATCTCATGTTCCAGCTGATGTGCCGAAACCGCGGCCAGCATGTCCGACTGCAACAACAGCCCGCGAATCAGCGCCAGGTCGCCGGTTTCGACGATCGGTCTCGGCGGGGCGATGCCGAGTTCGGCAAAGCTGGCGTCGAGCTTGGCGCGCGCTGGCGTCGAGGCGCGCGGCAGCACCCAGCGCGCCTGCGCCAGATCCTGCGGCGTCAGGCGCTTGGCTCCGAGGGCATGTCCGCGCCGCGCCAGCACCACCATTTCCTCAATGAGCAGCTGCTCGCCGTGCAAGTCACTGGCGTATTCGGCCGGGCGCAGCGCGCCGAAGACAAAGTCCAGATCCCCGGCGCGCAGCTCGGTGGCCAGCAGATCGAATGGACTTTCGTTGGTCATCACCTGCACGCCGGGGTGCGCTGCGGTCAGCCGCACGATGGCTTCAGGCAGGATGCGTGTGCGTCCGAGCGGCAAGGCGCCAACGTGGATGGCGCCGTGCAGCGCGCCCTGGGTCGGTTGCAGCCCGCGCGGTGTGCGCTCGAACAGCCGCTCGCCGCACCCGTCCTCCAGCACCTTGAGCGCCGCGCTGACGGCCGGCTGGCTGAGCCCGAACAGATTGGCGACCGTCTGCATATGGTGGGTTTCGCAGAGTTTGACGAATAGCTGCAGGCGCCGCGCCTGATACAGATACAGCGGCTCGGTGGTCTGACCGGGATCGCGCCCGAGCAGAAGCGGGACACTTTCCAGCTCGGCCAGCACGCGTTGCGCACGGGGCAGCACCCGAGCGCCCGGATCGGTCAAACGCATACCGTTGGCGTGGCGCTCGAACAGCGCCACGTCCAACCGCGTTTCCAGATCGGCGATGGCTCGCGTTACCACCGACTGGGCGCGATAGAGCATCGACGAGGCACGGGAAACGCTGCCCTGATCCGCTACACGAACGAAGGCGCGCACCTGCATCAGGTTCGGAAGATCGCGGCTCATAGCGCTCGAAGCTCCTCGGGGCGGCGGACGGCGCCACTATGCCGCCGACATGGCGGTGGGGCAATAAATAAAAGGTATGGCGCGAGCCGTCGATTGCATTTCAACCGACAGGCGCCGCGGTGCCATCCTCTTCGCATCGCAAGAGGAGCCACATACCATGTCGCAACAACAAAAAACCGCCCTCGTCGTCAGTGCCCATTCCGCCGACTTCGTATGGCGCGCAGGCGGCGCCATCGCCCAGCACGTCAAGCTCGGCTACGCCGTGCATATTGTTTGCCTGTCATTTGGCGAGCGTGGCGAGTCCGCCAAGCTCTGGCGCAAAGGCGAGATGACCGAAGAAAAGGTCAAGACCGCCCGCCGCAGCGAGGCCGAAGCCGCTGCCGAAGTGTTGGGTGCCAGCGTTGAATTCTTCGACATCGGCGACTACCCGATGCGCGCCGACAAGGACACCCTGTTCCGCCTGGCCGACGTTTTCCGCCGCGTGCAGCCGGAATTCGTCTTGAGCCACTCGATCAAGGACCCTTACAACTACGACCATCCACTGGCGATGAACCTGACCCAGGAGGCGCGCATCATCGCCCAGGCCGAAGGCTATAAGCCGGGCGAGAAGATCGTCGGCGCGCCACCGGTGTATGCCTTCGAGCCGCACCAGCCCGAGCAGTGCGAGTGGCGCCCGGACACCTTCCTCGACATTACCGAGGTCTGGGACAAGAAGTACGCCGCCATCCAGTGCATGGCCGGCCAGGAGCACCTGTGGGAGTACTACACCCGCGTAGCCCTGCAGCGCGGCGTCCAGGCCAAGCGCAACATCGGCATCACCGCGAGCAAGAACATCATCTACGCCGAAGGCTTCCAGAGCGTGTTCCCACGCGTCGTCACGGAGAGCCTGGCATGAGCGGCCTCGTCGGCAAGACCGGCATCGTCGTGCGTAACATCGAGCGTGCCGACCGCGAGCTGATCAACGAACTGGGCCGCCATGGTGTCGCCACTGTGCACGAAGCCCAGGGCCGCAAAGGGCTGCTGGCGTCTAACATCCGTCCTATTCAGCAAGGCGTATCGCTGGCCGGCTCGGCCATCACCGTGCTGGTAGCGCCAGGTGACAACTGGATGTTCCATGTCGCGGTCGAGCAGTGCCGCCCTGGCGA from the Stutzerimonas stutzeri genome contains:
- the ppa gene encoding inorganic diphosphatase, which gives rise to MSYSKVPAGKDLPNDIYVAIEIPANHAPIKYEIDHDTDCLFVDRFMATPMFYPANYGFIPHTLADDGDPLDVLVVTPYPVAPGSVIRCRPVGVLNMTDEAGGDAKLIAVPHDKLSQLYVDVKEYTDLPPLLIEQIKHFFENYKDLEKGKWVKVEGWEGADAARAAIIKAAEAYQK
- a CDS encoding tannase/feruloyl esterase family alpha/beta hydrolase, producing MKIPLAASLLLTALASTALAGGGQSHGKRDELARLPVVQPTGSCSSLSAIDLTTIGGAGSRVVTAQQQVTDSGVAICAVEGVLAPSIGFKVELPTQTWTQRYLQVGCGGLCGRISLNAPAAEGCVPLEADRFVVASTDMGHQDSGGAFGTDPQKRADFAHRGVHLTALASKALIEAFYGQQPAHSYFSGCSDGGREALVEAQRYPDDFDGIVAGAPAMNFQVQNSLLHGWQAQVNKGPNGQAVLVASRLPLLHQAVLAQCDGLDGQLDGLLTDPRACQFDPATIQCADDESTSQCLTAAEVQTVQKIYSGPVDVETGERLAVGGPQPGSELAWAGVFVPETADGQLFSETIALDALRYLTFEQPAQPDFTLDQLTFTAETFDRLRARHPLFDSTNPDLSAFARQGGKLILWHGWSDNHISPINTIAYHEALQRYMGQRQVNRFERLYLVPGMYHCSGGEGPSEMDLLTPVMRWVETGQAPDEIMVRAEEEESTTVATQAKSKGKAHGKPVQAVEGRPVYPYPYVARYIGRGHSDNGGHYKRGAPLTNAPTPSWRGSDFYTPYPPREL
- a CDS encoding MFS transporter, whose product is MGNATVDIKTWIDDRPISGYQWLILGLCFLIVVFDGFDVAVMGFIAPSLMQEWDLSRAAFGPVMSAGMVGLAIGALAAGPYADRFGRKTVLLTAVTVFSALSLACAFARNPYELAGLRLVIGIALGAALPNTTTLVSEYLPAGKRALLITLMFTGFNLGSGGGGFLAAWLLPTHGWESVLAAGGVLPLLLLPFLWLFLPESARFLAASKAPAHRIAAVLNKIGGRFDGSTRFVTSDSSDSSEPTKTPVRMLFSDKYRFGTLALWLTYFMGLLVIYLMMGWLPTLLRDGGVSIERAATITGLFQIGGTVGALVVGWLMDRRNPNRVIAGSYALGGACILLLGAFSLESSLLTLGVIAAGFCMSGAQTGLNAFAPNYYPTEFRATGVSWMLGIGRFGAIFGSLVGGVVLSMGLGLPTLFALLGVPAFIAALAILANGHAARHANRAVAAH
- a CDS encoding gallate dioxygenase → MARIIGGLAVSHTPTIGFAVDHDKQTEAAWAPIFESFEPIKQWLGEKKPDVLFYIFNDHVTSFFFDHYGAFSLGVDEHYDVADEGGHARDLPGVGGHAALSRHIGESLMADEFDMSFFRDKPLDHGFFSPMSALLPHDGGWPVEIVPLQVGVLQFPIPSAARCYKLGLALRKAIESYPEDLKVAIVATGGQSHQVHGERCGFNNTDWDEQFTDLLVNDPVKLTEMTIAEYATLGGLEGAEVITWLIMRGALSAQVNKVHHGYYLPSMTAICTLLLENQDQPLPVAAIERHRAHMQHQLDGVEKLEGTYPFDLARSAKGYRLNKFLRRMIEPTWRERFLSEPEALFEESALTEEERDMLRRRDWRALIQYGAIFFGLEKLGAVVGVSNLHIYSAMRGQTLEEFQKTRNQQVTYGVARKS
- a CDS encoding MBL fold metallo-hydrolase encodes the protein MTPRAWLFPLFAAGLAACAQVPKADQSAAATPDAAAKPAISVTLLGTGTPTLSADRFGYSTLIQAGGLNLVFDAGRGSSIRLSQLGVPLGKVDATFITHFHSDHLNGLADLWATSLLPTPQNRRTTPFQLYGPTGIEPIADAMYAMFAPDVDIRVKDGEISRDIAKIETHTFSHDGVVFERNGVRVTAFEVDHGEAIKPSYGFRIDHAGHSVVLSGDTRYDRRVLEAARGVDLLVHEVCIIAPESANDAWAKPILGHHTSPEEAGRLFSEAKPKLAVYSHISRPGPRNAANDDAHLQSRTEQLWSGPLKVGTDLMRIDIGDTVTVHTPDSGA
- a CDS encoding LysR family transcriptional regulator; translated protein: MSRDLPNLMQVRAFVRVADQGSVSRASSMLYRAQSVVTRAIADLETRLDVALFERHANGMRLTDPGARVLPRAQRVLAELESVPLLLGRDPGQTTEPLYLYQARRLQLFVKLCETHHMQTVANLFGLSQPAVSAALKVLEDGCGERLFERTPRGLQPTQGALHGAIHVGALPLGRTRILPEAIVRLTAAHPGVQVMTNESPFDLLATELRAGDLDFVFGALRPAEYASDLHGEQLLIEEMVVLARRGHALGAKRLTPQDLAQARWVLPRASTPARAKLDASFAELGIAPPRPIVETGDLALIRGLLLQSDMLAAVSAHQLEHEIDSGELQPLPLPLRHTTRPIGLIYRAGGLHSPPAAALMEQIREVIRDIQKRQPPGTGPLA
- the galB gene encoding 4-oxalmesaconate hydratase; the encoded protein is MSQQQKTALVVSAHSADFVWRAGGAIAQHVKLGYAVHIVCLSFGERGESAKLWRKGEMTEEKVKTARRSEAEAAAEVLGASVEFFDIGDYPMRADKDTLFRLADVFRRVQPEFVLSHSIKDPYNYDHPLAMNLTQEARIIAQAEGYKPGEKIVGAPPVYAFEPHQPEQCEWRPDTFLDITEVWDKKYAAIQCMAGQEHLWEYYTRVALQRGVQAKRNIGITASKNIIYAEGFQSVFPRVVTESLA